The Propionispora vibrioides genome includes the window ATCGTAGGCCATGACATCGAAAATCACCTCATCCGCCTGACTAAGTCGGCTCATTTTCTTGCCGATACGCATATGCAAGCCATATCGGCTTCCCTGCTTACACCGGAAGATGTTTTGATTGCCATTTCCCATACAGGCTCTAATATTGATTTACTGGAATCGGTAAAAGTCGCCAAAAAATCCGGTGTTCCCATCATCGTCATCACCGGCTATCCCAATTCGCCAATAACCAAGCTGGCCGATATCGTCCTTAGCGGTATGGGCTGCGAAGTCACCTACCGCTCCGAATCAACGGCGTCCCGGCTGGTGCATCTGGCGATTGCCGACGTATTATATACCTGCATTATTATGAAGGATCCGGAAAAGTACATGCAAACAGTTACCCATTGGCGCCGGGAAATCGCTAAACATCGTCTATAAAAACTCAGTACCAAACCTACTTGATTATATTTCCAGAAAAACAAAAGGGTATCGCAAAACGCTATTTAAAAGAAAGCGCTTTGCGATACCCTTTTAGTTTAAGAATATGCTAATTAAAGCTGATTGCACCATACCTCAAAATTGCGGTACACGCTGATTTCGCCAAAACCGTACTCTTCTGCTTTGGTTAATTCACCGTTGCAGATAGCCAGCATGTTAGCAAAAATCTTTTCGCCACATTCCTCCAACGTCATCGTTCCCTGCAATATTCCTGAAACATCCACATCAATATTGTCCGCCATCTTTTTATAGGTTTCCCGGTTCCCCGTCACTTTCAATACCGGAATAACTGGATTTCCAATAGGCGTACCCCGTCCGGTAGTAAACACGCAAAGCTGCGCCCCGCCAGCCGCCATACCGGTTACCGACTCAATGTCATAACCTGGCGTATCCATGATAATCAAGCCTTTTTCCCTGGGTGCTTCCCCATAGCGAACTACCTCATTCACTGGCGTGCTGCCCCCCTTGGAAATTCCCCCCAAGGCTTTTTCCTCTAAGGTACTCAGCCCACCCTTCATATTGCCTGGTGATGGATTAGCTCCCCTGATGTCGACACCCATTCGGACAAATTCGGCTTCCAGTCCTTTGACGATAGCCAGTATCCTGTGCCGAACAAATTCGTCTTTTGCCCGTCTGGCCAGAATATGTTCCGTACCGATCAATTCCGTCGTTTCCCCCAGCATTACACTGCCGCCTGCCCCGATCAGCCGGTCGCTGCAATAACCTAAAGCCGGATTGGCGGACAAACCGGAAGTCGCATCCGAACCGCCACAATTGGTTGCCAGAAGAATTTCGTCAAGCCCGGCAACCACCCGTGGGGCCGTCACCAGCTCTTTTACCATATTGGCGGCCAGCTCAATCCCCCGTTCAATCGTACGAACTGTACCGCCTTCCTCCTGAATAGTGATGACCGCCAGCGGCTTGGTCGTTTTACTGCGTATTTCCTCATAAAGCGTATGGGGCTGAACGGTTTCGCAACCCAGTCCGACAAGGAGTACTCCATACACATTAGGATTCATCGCCAGTCCTGACATAGTCCGCTTCATAATGGGAACACTACCGCCAATCTGCCCACAGCCCTTGGTATTGGGAATTAAGACCGTTCCCGGCACCTGGGCGGCAATCCGGGCAGCCGTTTCATTGGCACAGCCTACCGTAGACATAATCAGGACTTTATTCCGGATACCCAAAGAACCATCCAGTCTTCTAAATGCTTTAATTTTCATTGCTTAGGGTCACACCCTTTAGATTTTCTGTATGGACATGTTCGCCAGATTCAATAGCCCGTTCCGCCCTGCCGATGACTTCACCGTATTTTAGTACGGTTCCCTGAGCCGGAATCGCTGTGACGGCAATTTTATGATAGATGTCAATATCCTGTTTGGCCAACAGTTCTACAACCAGGGATCGGTCATAAAAAATCTGGACAGACTCACCGCTTGTCACAGGCTCCAACATAACGGCAACCATATCCTGGCGATGCATCAAGATAGCCTTTTTTTCTTTACTCACAGATAGCTCTCCCCTCCCAGGGATTAACCGGCGTTGCTATCTCATCCGGAGTATAGCACCTCAATCCGGTTAATCTTTTCAATTCGCCGGAGCCTTTTTTCCGCCCCGTCAAACCGGCTGGCAAGCCAGGTATCCACAATCGTGATAGCCGCACCACTTCCTAATACCCTGGCACCCAGACACAATACATTCGCATTGTTATGCTCCCTCGCCATTTTCGCCGAGAAACAGTCTCCCACCAGCGCAGCCCGGATGCCAGGAACCTTATTGGCTGCAATAGACATGCCGATTCCCGTGCCGCAGATCAAAATGCCTTGCTCATATTCACCACTGACTACCGCCTGGGCCACAGCGAGAGCCACATCGGCCGTATCAGTAGCCGAGCCGTCTAACGTGCCAAAATCCCGATATGCCAATCCTGCCTTCTGGAAACGGGCAAGAATATCCTGTTTGAGATAGAACCCGGCATGATCCGATCCAATAGCCAGCATATTTGTTCCCTCCTTTAAGCCTGTGTTACCACTTGATGTCCCCCAAACTGATTACGCAAGGCAGCGACCACTTTGCCAGAAAAGGTGTCGTCTTCCAGTGAACGGTAACGCATCAATAAGGAAAGAGCAATCACCGGAGTGCAAATCGAATTATCCAGTGCTGTTTCCACTGTCCATTTCCCCTCGCCGGTAGATTTCATAATACCTTTAATGGTACTGAGGCTGGCATCCTTTGCTAACGCATTCTCCAATAGTTCCATCAACCAACTGCGAACCACCGAGCCATGGTTCCATACGCCGGCAACCTGCTGCAAATTAAAATCAAAACCGCTCTTATTCAGCAATTCAAACCCTTCGGCAATAGCCTGCATCATGCCATATTCAATACCATTATGAATCATCTTGCAAAAATGTCCGCTACCGGCCTTTCCTGTATACAGATAGCCGTCGGGCACAGATATGTCTTTAAAAACCGGCTCACAGTAATGAACGGCTTCCGCATCACCACCAACCATCAGGCATACGCCCTGTAAGGCCCCGCTCACACCGCCGCTTGTACCGCAATCCAAGAAATAAATGCCCTGCCGTCTTAAGCTTTCATAGCGCCTGATAGAATCCTTATAATTTGAATTTCCACCGTCAATGATCACATCGCCGGCAGCAAGCAAGGGTGTTATTCCGGCAATGGCGTCATCAATCGGCGGTCCGACCGGAACCATTAACAATATGGTTTTTCTACCGCTTAGACGGCCTGCCACTTCGTTTATTTCCCTAACGACCGTTATCCCCCTGTCAGCTAACCCCTTTGTATTAGCCCGATTGATATCATAAGCCACAACACAGTGTCCTTTTTCCTTTAGATTAAGAGCTAAGTTGTAGCCCATTTTCCCCGTCCCGATTAGTCCCAGTTCCATAGCAAACCTCCATTTACACTTTGCCTATAGTATATTTTTATAAATATAGTTAACTCCATGCCTGCCTATAACTCCTGTTGTTTATTCGCAAACGCCTGTGCAGCATTTCCGGCGTATATTTTTTGTATGATCTCTTCCGAGACGCCTGCTGCCCGGAGCCTTGGCCAAAATATCTGCAGGTTATAATCCATTCCGGGTCCCCCCTGGTAGGATTTAAAATAAGACCGCCTGCCCAAATCCGCACCAATCAGCAGTTGAGAGCCCCATCCCCTGTCTACCATATTTTTTATCAGGGTGGCAATGACTTCATCGGGATAATATTTGATCCGCCCTGGTCCGTCATAAATCAAATACACGCCTTTAGCCGCCAATTGTTCATGATAAAACAAATCCGGATTACGGTCTATATGTCCCAATATAATATTGTCCGTCCGCACACCCTCTGTCAGAAGAATTTCAATGATTTCCAAAGCCATTGTCCCTCTTTCCGTATGAAGAGAAACGGGATAGCCAGTTGCTACGGAAGCTTTTCCCGCTGCCTGAAGCACTTTCTTTTCAACAGCGGTTATCACCTGATAATTGGCAGCAGCCTTAATCACACCGGCTCTTGCCTCAGACCGTTTTACAATAGGCCCTGCATAGTCATACAAATCAATTCCATCTTCTAAATCCTCAATTAGCAATCTGGCAATCTCTTCCACAGAATAGCGGTAAATAAAATGAGTTGGGTCGTAAAAAATCGACTTATGAAAACCTGTCGTAGCGACTACCTGTACCCCGGAGGCTTTGCTTATTTCGATCAGACTACCAATGTCACGACCGCTGCCACAGGGAGTCATTTCCACAACCGTTTTTCCTCCTGCCTGTTGGAACAAAGCTACTTCGTTTAACGCAGCCTCATAGCTGTCCATCAGAAAATCTTTCCCCCCATGAATCACTTCCCCGCCGCCGATCCGCATCAGATGCTCATGAGCATCTGTATTACCTAATACATCAGCCGGGATTTTCCCCAATACCGTTTGTACAAATTTCATATAAATCACTCCCCCTACATAGTAACCCATATGAGACAAGCATTCGTCTCATATGGGTTGTTTGGCATTTATAGGCCCAATAGCGGCCTGATTAATTTCAATATATACAAGAGAGGCAGCCACAAAACAGCATAGTCGATATTACTAAACATCAAGCCCGATCCATATAAGAGCCCCATCATCGGATAGAGGGCCGCCGCCCCAAGGTGGGCAATAAAACTACTGATAAAACCTCCTAATACGGCTCCTTTCCAACCGCCAAACTTATTTCCGAACACGCCAACCGTACAACCGTCAAAAAACAGAATAATCGGACTGGGAAATACAACAATCGGCGACTGAAAAGCAATCAGTAACAGCGTAACCAGAATTCCGGCCGGCACAGAACCCAGAAAACCCATCATAGCACCGGAAGAACTATACGGATAATAGACCGGGCAGTCCAGTGCGGCCACCGAATTAGGTATAATCCGTTCCGAGATTCCTTTAAAAGCCGGAATAATAGAGTTCAGGAACATCCGTACCCCAACCAGCATAACCGCCACACCGGCAGTAAATGACACGGCCTGCATAATAAGCCAGATAATCCAATGCTGAGATTGAGATAAAGTATATACATTATCTGCACCGACAACAAAGCCAATCACAATATACAAAACCGGCATAATCACCGCTAAGGCAAGAGTTACATCCTGGAACAGGTACAAACCGCCCGGCAATTTGATGCTGTCAGCATCGTTTTCTTCTGCTTTGCCAAAAAGTTTGCCGGCCCAAGCACCGATCAAGGCACCAAACTGCTGGGCATGCCCTAAAGTAAAATCATCACCAACAAAACTTTTCCCTAATAGCCGGGGTATTGCGGGAGTAAAAGTCCAGTACAAAGCAGCCAAAACAGAAGCAACGACGATCAGCGAAGTACCGGTGAGACCGAGTACTTCCTGCAGCGATAAAATGAGAAAAATAGCCAGATACAGCATCATATGAGCAGTTAAATAGACATTCTTGCAGATTTTCCAGGGCACCAGGTAAACCAATAACAAGTGAATAATAAAGCCAATAACAAAGGTTAGTACGGCTTGATTTGCCATCTTCAGCATAGCCACACCGAAAGCGGCTTCGTTCAAAGGCATAACACCTTTTACGTGTACCACGCTGTTTAGCATCCCCATGACCGGTGCAATAGAATTAACAATAGCTCCGGCGCCCAGCCCCAGAATGATAAGTCCGACAATCGTTTTAATAACCCCGTCAAAGGTCTCATTGAGATCTTTTTTCTGGACCAACAGTCCAACCAAGGCAATAATGCCTAAGAAAATGGGTGCCTGATCCAATACTTGAAAAATTATAAATTCAACAATTTCCTTCATATATCGTTTTCCCCCTTTTCATTCCGCTATATAGGTTATACTAGAACACCCCATTCTTTAAAAATCGCGATCAAACTATTATTGATCTCATCTTTCTTAATCAGATTTGTGACAAACACAACCTTGGCCGTTTCATAAATATGAGGCGGTATATGACTCTCCATGCTTTTCGTAGTTAAAATGATATCGCTCTTTAACCCCTTGATCATGCCGATATCAGCAACCGTTACATTAGCAGAAATTTTATTCTTGCTTACAAAATCCATAATAGCCATCCGGGCCAAACTGCTTGTACCCAATCCCATGCCGCATAAAGCGGTGATTTCATAGCGCTTGCTCATAATTATTCACCTCATATTAGAATATTTACTTTCTCGATATACCCAATTCTTTAACGCAGTAAGCCTTATGTATCCACCTCCTACCCCGACACTAGGCCACTCCTTGTTGTTCTCCAATCAGGAATTAATCAAATTCACCAGGACCTCGTTATCGGTTGATTCCAGTATCATCCTGACATGATTCTCATCTCCTAATAAACCGACTAAATCAGAAAGCGCTTCCAGATGGGTCGTATGGTCAATAGCGCATAAACATACCACAATATGTACCGGATCATTTTCCTTATGGCCAAAACAAACTGGGTTCTTCAATGTAATTAAACTCATCCCAATTTCATTTACGCCTGCCTCCGGCCTTGCATGGGGCATCGCGATGCCGGGAGCAATGACCATATAGGGTCCGATGTTTTTCACAGCGTTGACCATGGCGTCCGTATAGTCCGGCTTACTCGCTCCGACGTCCTCCAACAATTTTCCACCTGCCCGTACAGCCTCTTCCCAATCCTTTACAGCTACATTCAACTTTATCGTTTCTGCACGCAATAGATCCTTAAGCAAAGGTTGGACAACCCCTTTCTTTTCTTCAGTTTCAGCGATATTCAGAAAGCCTGTTAATTCTTTAATCAACTTATCTTCATCCAAAATCTTGCAATGGCTTTGAATAATGCTCATAATGCTTTGCAAACGGTAACCACCTGATTTTATCCCTTTAATCTCTTGCTTTAATTTCTCAATATCTTGTTCCGTCAATAAAGGATTCACCATAAACGACTTTATCTTCGAATTTTGAATAGGTACGGTAGATACAATCAAATCCACATGCCTGTTCTGTAAAACCTGATCAACCTGATGGAAAGCAACACGATCAACTATGTTGATATCAAATACAGCCTGTAGTCTGGTAGCCAGCATATTGGCTGTTCCAATTCCCGTTCCACAAACAAGAAGTATATGGGGACTTATCATTCTACCAGTCCGGCAACGTTCAACCGCAGCAGCAAAATGCATAACAAAATAGCCGATTTCTCCGTCATTCAACTGTTTCTTTCCATATTCCTCAAGTAACTTCGCTGCTTGCCGAACTATTTGAAACAAATCTCCATAGTTTCTTCTTAGTTCATCCAGCAGTGGATTCTTCAGGTTCAGTCCATGTTTCATCCGGTATAGCGTCGGTTGAAGATGTTCTAAAAATCCTTCGAACAACTGATTATCGGCAATCAAATTCAACCCCAGACTATCACCAACCTGACGAATAATCCTTTCAGCAATCAGCTGGCACGGTAGCCAATCCTCCCGATACCGGTTCGTCAAATTGGACTTACTGGCTCCCAGTAAATGAATGGTAATATAGCCAATCTCATCAACCGGAACCTGCAGTTTGTAATACTCTTCCAAATGTCCGGCCAGTTCAGAGGCCACCGCAAATTCTTTAGACAGTTTTAGAGAATTAAGTTCTCCTTTAGGCATGACAATGTCCCGCCCCAGTTGGATACGCTTAATTGCGATAGCAATATGAATGACAATCCCAGAATAAGCGGCATCTGAAAACACGGCATCTAATTCCTTTTCCGCTTTTTTTATGCATTGTTCAATATAATCAATATCAATGTCCTCAAACAATTTCTTCAAAGGATCATCCGGCCCCACAGCTATGCGATGATATACAGGTGACTTGACAATCTCTAAGGCCTGATTCATATCAATGGTTTCTGTCAATAGTTCAATCGCGGCCCGGCGCAGCTTTTTCTCCTCGCCGACAACTTTGATCCCGTACTTGGGAACCGACTTTAATTCCAGATCATGGGCTGCAAGCCACGCCTTCACACCGGTAAGATCTTTAACAATAGCACTGCGGGAAACAGAAAGCTTTTCCGCAAACGTATTAATGACCGCAAAACCTCTTTGCTGCATGAGATCACTCAAAATAAAATGAATTCTCTCTTTAGATGACAGGCTATATTGATAGGAACTTATTTCACCTAGACAACACAAGACTTTTTCTTTGTTCTCACAGGGTTCAAGAAATTCCACACCTACATTAGGTTTCCTAACTAATTGGGGTAACGAATTATACTTTAAGAATTCATCAATTGTATTCAAATTGTAGCGAATCATCCGGTTGCTGACCTTAAATAAAGCAGCCAATTCGGATATTTTTACCGGAACAGTGGCATCCATCAAAGAAATAAGAATTTGCGAACATCGTTCATCCAGCGTAATCACCAGCACCTCCCTCAAGAACTATCATAGTAGAATGCAATTTGTTTGAAAAGTTCAACATCTTGCCAGTGAACTGTGGCAAAAGTACATCATAGCAGACAAAGAACTCTGCCGTTCTTATATTCAATTAAAATAGCCAAACATAAACTGTTTAAAAAATAAAATTATTTTCACTTGTTGCTCCTTAATTCTAGCATATACATCATTAATCATGAAAATAGTTTTCTTTAAATCAATAATTATTAAAATTATTTTCACTCTGGTTGTATTTCCACACCTTTCCACTTATACTAATAGATAAGTATAGTTTGTGTTATAGGAGGGTTTTCACTTTGGACCGCGATCAGAACCCCAATGCTTGTTTATCTACTATTCAAAGCATGTTTCAAACACTAACAAAAACCGAAAAAAAACTAGCTGAATATATCCTCAATAATCCGGCAGAAGTTGTCCATCTTACGATTACTGAACTAGCCGACCGGTGTGTCACCGCCGAAGCCACGATCACCCGGCTTTGTAAAAAACTCAACTACTCCGGCTTCCAAAGTTTAAAAATCTCTCTGGCTACTGACATCTATCAACCCTTCGAATCAGTGTATAACGAAGTAAATGTGGATGACCCACTGCAAACAGTAATAGGTAAAATATTTCAAAATATTAATGAAGGTTTGCAGGATACCTTAAAACTACTCCATACCGAAGCTTTGGATCGCGCCATTTCCGCCGTTCTGTCCGCCCGGCGGATTGATGTGTATGGTTCCGGTGGTTCGGCTGTAATCGCCGCCGATGTCGAACACCGCTTCTCTCGTTTCGG containing:
- a CDS encoding PTS sugar transporter subunit IIB, producing the protein MSKRYEITALCGMGLGTSSLARMAIMDFVSKNKISANVTVADIGMIKGLKSDIILTTKSMESHIPPHIYETAKVVFVTNLIKKDEINNSLIAIFKEWGVLV
- a CDS encoding MurR/RpiR family transcriptional regulator, with protein sequence MDRDQNPNACLSTIQSMFQTLTKTEKKLAEYILNNPAEVVHLTITELADRCVTAEATITRLCKKLNYSGFQSLKISLATDIYQPFESVYNEVNVDDPLQTVIGKIFQNINEGLQDTLKLLHTEALDRAISAVLSARRIDVYGSGGSAVIAADVEHRFSRFGIPVRAYADQHMQASSAALLHRHDVVIAISHTGSNRDVIQAVKIAKDNEATIIALTSHLRSPLGQIADIVLQGMAREVNYRTEAMSSRLVHLAILDVLYVGAMLRQPDRITDNMQKIRQAIASRRL
- a CDS encoding PTS ascorbate transporter subunit IIC, which encodes MKEIVEFIIFQVLDQAPIFLGIIALVGLLVQKKDLNETFDGVIKTIVGLIILGLGAGAIVNSIAPVMGMLNSVVHVKGVMPLNEAAFGVAMLKMANQAVLTFVIGFIIHLLLVYLVPWKICKNVYLTAHMMLYLAIFLILSLQEVLGLTGTSLIVVASVLAALYWTFTPAIPRLLGKSFVGDDFTLGHAQQFGALIGAWAGKLFGKAEENDADSIKLPGGLYLFQDVTLALAVIMPVLYIVIGFVVGADNVYTLSQSQHWIIWLIMQAVSFTAGVAVMLVGVRMFLNSIIPAFKGISERIIPNSVAALDCPVYYPYSSSGAMMGFLGSVPAGILVTLLLIAFQSPIVVFPSPIILFFDGCTVGVFGNKFGGWKGAVLGGFISSFIAHLGAAALYPMMGLLYGSGLMFSNIDYAVLWLPLLYILKLIRPLLGL
- a CDS encoding UxaA family hydrolase; its protein translation is MKIKAFRRLDGSLGIRNKVLIMSTVGCANETAARIAAQVPGTVLIPNTKGCGQIGGSVPIMKRTMSGLAMNPNVYGVLLVGLGCETVQPHTLYEEIRSKTTKPLAVITIQEEGGTVRTIERGIELAANMVKELVTAPRVVAGLDEILLATNCGGSDATSGLSANPALGYCSDRLIGAGGSVMLGETTELIGTEHILARRAKDEFVRHRILAIVKGLEAEFVRMGVDIRGANPSPGNMKGGLSTLEEKALGGISKGGSTPVNEVVRYGEAPREKGLIIMDTPGYDIESVTGMAAGGAQLCVFTTGRGTPIGNPVIPVLKVTGNRETYKKMADNIDVDVSGILQGTMTLEECGEKIFANMLAICNGELTKAEEYGFGEISVYRNFEVWCNQL
- a CDS encoding UxaA family hydrolase, with the protein product MSKEKKAILMHRQDMVAVMLEPVTSGESVQIFYDRSLVVELLAKQDIDIYHKIAVTAIPAQGTVLKYGEVIGRAERAIESGEHVHTENLKGVTLSNEN
- a CDS encoding BglG family transcription antiterminator: MITLDERCSQILISLMDATVPVKISELAALFKVSNRMIRYNLNTIDEFLKYNSLPQLVRKPNVGVEFLEPCENKEKVLCCLGEISSYQYSLSSKERIHFILSDLMQQRGFAVINTFAEKLSVSRSAIVKDLTGVKAWLAAHDLELKSVPKYGIKVVGEEKKLRRAAIELLTETIDMNQALEIVKSPVYHRIAVGPDDPLKKLFEDIDIDYIEQCIKKAEKELDAVFSDAAYSGIVIHIAIAIKRIQLGRDIVMPKGELNSLKLSKEFAVASELAGHLEEYYKLQVPVDEIGYITIHLLGASKSNLTNRYREDWLPCQLIAERIIRQVGDSLGLNLIADNQLFEGFLEHLQPTLYRMKHGLNLKNPLLDELRRNYGDLFQIVRQAAKLLEEYGKKQLNDGEIGYFVMHFAAAVERCRTGRMISPHILLVCGTGIGTANMLATRLQAVFDINIVDRVAFHQVDQVLQNRHVDLIVSTVPIQNSKIKSFMVNPLLTEQDIEKLKQEIKGIKSGGYRLQSIMSIIQSHCKILDEDKLIKELTGFLNIAETEEKKGVVQPLLKDLLRAETIKLNVAVKDWEEAVRAGGKLLEDVGASKPDYTDAMVNAVKNIGPYMVIAPGIAMPHARPEAGVNEIGMSLITLKNPVCFGHKENDPVHIVVCLCAIDHTTHLEALSDLVGLLGDENHVRMILESTDNEVLVNLINS
- a CDS encoding phosphotriesterase family protein; the encoded protein is MKFVQTVLGKIPADVLGNTDAHEHLMRIGGGEVIHGGKDFLMDSYEAALNEVALFQQAGGKTVVEMTPCGSGRDIGSLIEISKASGVQVVATTGFHKSIFYDPTHFIYRYSVEEIARLLIEDLEDGIDLYDYAGPIVKRSEARAGVIKAAANYQVITAVEKKVLQAAGKASVATGYPVSLHTERGTMALEIIEILLTEGVRTDNIILGHIDRNPDLFYHEQLAAKGVYLIYDGPGRIKYYPDEVIATLIKNMVDRGWGSQLLIGADLGRRSYFKSYQGGPGMDYNLQIFWPRLRAAGVSEEIIQKIYAGNAAQAFANKQQEL
- the rpiB gene encoding ribose 5-phosphate isomerase B, producing the protein MLAIGSDHAGFYLKQDILARFQKAGLAYRDFGTLDGSATDTADVALAVAQAVVSGEYEQGILICGTGIGMSIAANKVPGIRAALVGDCFSAKMAREHNNANVLCLGARVLGSGAAITIVDTWLASRFDGAEKRLRRIEKINRIEVLYSG
- the gnd gene encoding phosphogluconate dehydrogenase (NAD(+)-dependent, decarboxylating), encoding MELGLIGTGKMGYNLALNLKEKGHCVVAYDINRANTKGLADRGITVVREINEVAGRLSGRKTILLMVPVGPPIDDAIAGITPLLAAGDVIIDGGNSNYKDSIRRYESLRRQGIYFLDCGTSGGVSGALQGVCLMVGGDAEAVHYCEPVFKDISVPDGYLYTGKAGSGHFCKMIHNGIEYGMMQAIAEGFELLNKSGFDFNLQQVAGVWNHGSVVRSWLMELLENALAKDASLSTIKGIMKSTGEGKWTVETALDNSICTPVIALSLLMRYRSLEDDTFSGKVVAALRNQFGGHQVVTQA